In Pseudodesulfovibrio hydrargyri, a single window of DNA contains:
- a CDS encoding ABC transporter permease — MFAFTVKRVLQAVIVMLIISFIGFAIKHNFGDPVRDLVGQRVTAAERAQIRERLGLNDPFPVQYVRFLRDALHGNLGQSYFFKKPATEVIVKKAPATLELVFCAALIIVVLSVPLGIYSAIRPKSLFSKIVMGGSIVGVSMPVFLTAILLIYIFSVELHWLPSYGRGQTVLLFGWWDSGLLTADGLKHLIMPSIALSSIMLPLFIRLIRSEMMEVLESEYVKFAWAKGIKPWRVWLVHAFKNTLLPVITVGGVQLGIMVAFTILTETVFQWQGMGSMFIESVERSDTSLMVAYLVFVGIVFVLVNTLVDIIYGLVNPTVRVAGRQ; from the coding sequence ATGTTTGCATTCACCGTAAAACGAGTCCTGCAAGCCGTGATCGTCATGCTGATCATCAGCTTCATCGGATTCGCCATCAAGCACAATTTCGGCGACCCGGTCCGCGACCTGGTGGGCCAGCGGGTCACGGCGGCTGAGCGGGCGCAGATCCGCGAACGCCTCGGCCTCAACGACCCCTTCCCGGTACAGTACGTGCGTTTTTTGCGCGACGCCCTGCACGGCAACCTGGGCCAGAGCTACTTCTTCAAAAAACCGGCCACCGAGGTCATCGTCAAAAAGGCCCCGGCCACCCTGGAACTGGTCTTCTGCGCCGCGCTGATCATCGTGGTCCTGTCCGTTCCGCTCGGCATCTACTCGGCCATCCGGCCCAAGAGCCTCTTCTCGAAGATCGTCATGGGCGGGTCCATCGTCGGAGTGTCCATGCCCGTCTTCCTGACGGCCATTCTGCTGATCTACATTTTTTCCGTGGAACTGCACTGGCTGCCGTCCTACGGCCGGGGCCAGACCGTGCTCCTGTTCGGCTGGTGGGACAGCGGCCTGCTCACGGCGGACGGCCTCAAGCACCTGATCATGCCGTCCATCGCCCTGTCCTCCATCATGCTCCCGCTGTTCATCCGGCTCATCCGCTCCGAGATGATGGAAGTCCTCGAGAGCGAATACGTCAAATTCGCCTGGGCCAAGGGCATCAAACCCTGGCGCGTCTGGCTGGTCCACGCCTTCAAGAACACCCTGCTCCCGGTCATCACCGTGGGCGGCGTGCAGCTCGGCATCATGGTGGCCTTCACCATCCTGACCGAGACCGTGTTCCAGTGGCAGGGCATGGGCTCCATGTTCATCGAGTCCGTGGAGCGTTCCGACACCTCGCTCATGGTCGCCTACCTGGTCTTCGTGGGCATCGTGTTCGTGCTTGTGAACACGCTGGTGGACATCATCTACGGCCTGGTCAACCCCACGGTCCGCGTGGCAGGGAGGCAGTAG
- a CDS encoding ABC transporter permease — MRTRWQRFKESYMLYSFLRDPMAVTCFAILALLFFTAFAAPVVAPHDPYNTKTIDIMNAQLPPAWEHGGNADFLLGTDAQGRDMLSTMLYGMRVSIIIGIGAVCLQAFLGIVVGLLSGYIKRLDNILMRIADVQLSFSTYMVAIFIGAIVQAAFGVAGYDEVAVPLIIVIIGLAEWPQYARTVRASVLAERKKEYVEAARVIGLSKTRIMWRHILPNTLSPVLVISTVQVANAIMSEAALSFLGLGMPVTKPSLGSLITAGFEYIFSGSWWITIFPGILLVTLILVINLLGDWVRDFLNPKLYKG, encoded by the coding sequence ATGAGAACCCGCTGGCAACGCTTCAAAGAATCCTACATGCTCTACAGCTTCCTGCGCGATCCCATGGCCGTGACCTGCTTCGCCATCCTGGCCCTGCTGTTCTTCACCGCCTTCGCCGCGCCGGTCGTCGCCCCGCACGATCCGTACAACACCAAGACCATCGACATCATGAACGCGCAGCTCCCGCCCGCCTGGGAACACGGCGGCAACGCGGACTTCCTGCTCGGCACCGACGCCCAGGGCCGCGACATGCTTTCGACCATGCTCTACGGCATGCGCGTGTCCATCATCATCGGCATCGGCGCGGTCTGTCTCCAGGCCTTCCTCGGCATCGTGGTCGGTCTGCTCTCCGGATACATCAAGCGGCTGGACAACATCCTCATGCGCATAGCCGACGTCCAGCTGTCGTTCTCAACCTACATGGTGGCCATCTTCATCGGCGCCATTGTCCAGGCCGCCTTCGGCGTGGCCGGGTACGACGAGGTGGCCGTGCCGCTGATCATCGTCATCATCGGCCTGGCCGAATGGCCACAGTACGCCCGTACCGTGCGCGCCTCGGTGCTGGCCGAACGCAAGAAGGAATACGTGGAGGCGGCCCGGGTCATCGGCCTGTCCAAGACCCGGATCATGTGGCGGCACATCCTGCCCAACACCCTCTCCCCGGTCCTGGTCATCTCCACGGTCCAGGTGGCCAACGCCATCATGAGCGAGGCGGCCCTGTCCTTCCTGGGGCTGGGCATGCCCGTGACCAAGCCCTCGCTGGGATCCCTGATCACCGCCGGTTTCGAGTACATCTTCTCCGGCTCCTGGTGGATCACCATCTTCCCCGGCATCCTGCTGGTCACCTTGATCCTGGTCATCAATCTCCTGGGCGACTGGGTCCGGGACTTCCTCAACCCCAAACTCTACAAGGGGTAA
- a CDS encoding ABC transporter ATP-binding protein codes for MEKLIDIQNLRVDFALRSGTVRAVRDVSLVINKGERLGIVGESGAGKSVLGFSLINLISKPGRITGGQILFDGRDLTKLKADQMRHIRGNDISMIFQDPMMTLNPVLTIGTQMKETILAHMKVSDKEAEAICLDKLRKVYIPSPEKRLKQYPHEFSGGMRQRIVIAISLLTNPKLIIADEPTTALDVTIQAEIMDLLLELCEKENMGLILITHDLAVVSEVTQRIAVLYAGKVVELGPADRLISDPQHPYTKGLIQALPQMAGGERRLNQIPGMMPSLLNMPKGCPFEPRCTIRTERCKTEIPKLHELENGTQVACFMSEGGE; via the coding sequence GTGGAAAAACTCATAGACATCCAGAACCTGCGCGTGGACTTCGCCCTGCGCTCCGGCACCGTCCGGGCCGTGCGCGACGTCAGCCTGGTCATCAACAAGGGCGAACGCCTCGGCATTGTCGGCGAGTCCGGCGCGGGCAAATCCGTGCTCGGCTTCTCGCTCATCAACCTCATCTCCAAGCCCGGCAGGATCACCGGCGGCCAGATACTCTTCGACGGCCGGGACCTGACCAAGCTCAAGGCCGACCAGATGCGCCACATCCGGGGCAACGACATCTCCATGATCTTCCAGGATCCGATGATGACGCTCAACCCGGTGCTGACCATCGGCACCCAGATGAAGGAGACCATCCTGGCCCACATGAAGGTCTCGGACAAGGAAGCCGAGGCCATCTGCCTGGACAAGCTGCGCAAGGTCTACATCCCGTCCCCGGAAAAACGGCTCAAGCAATACCCGCACGAGTTCTCGGGCGGCATGCGCCAGCGCATCGTCATCGCCATCTCGCTGTTGACCAACCCCAAGCTGATCATCGCGGACGAACCGACCACCGCCCTCGACGTGACCATCCAGGCCGAGATCATGGACCTGCTCCTGGAGCTCTGCGAAAAGGAGAACATGGGGCTGATCCTGATCACCCACGACCTGGCCGTGGTCTCCGAGGTCACCCAGCGCATCGCCGTGCTCTACGCGGGCAAGGTGGTCGAACTCGGCCCGGCCGACCGCCTCATCAGCGACCCGCAGCACCCCTACACCAAGGGGCTCATCCAGGCCCTGCCGCAGATGGCGGGCGGCGAGCGGCGGCTCAACCAGATTCCCGGCATGATGCCCTCGCTGCTGAACATGCCCAAGGGCTGTCCCTTCGAGCCGCGCTGCACCATCCGCACCGAGCGCTGCAAGACGGAAATCCCCAAACTCCATGAACTCGAGAACGGGACGCAGGTCGCCTGTTTCATGTCCGAAGGAGGCGAATAA
- a CDS encoding ABC transporter ATP-binding protein, with the protein MSAILEVRDIDKHFDISGSVIDQIRLTGGKISRRKTVVKAVNSVSLDVQPGETLSVVGESGCGKSTLARTVMGLYRPNKGEIHYRGARIDNLSSARMLPYRTKMQMVFQDPYASLNPRMTVRQILEEPVRFHNPDMNRDEVRDRVAEVMRQVGVDPVWATNFPHEFSGGQRQRISIARALVLDPEFIAADEPIAALDVSIQAQILNLLMDAQEQRGLTYLFISHDLSVVEHISSRVLVMYLGCVCELATAKELFTSPKHPYTQALLSAIPRLGGQAGGHVKLSGDVPTPINLPTGCVFHGRCPHANERCTREIPKQRTLENGTVVACHGVEEGRV; encoded by the coding sequence ATGAGTGCCATCCTCGAAGTCAGGGACATCGACAAACACTTCGACATCTCCGGCTCGGTCATCGACCAGATCCGGCTCACCGGCGGCAAGATCAGCCGCAGGAAAACCGTGGTCAAGGCGGTCAACAGCGTCTCCCTGGACGTGCAGCCGGGCGAGACCCTGAGCGTGGTCGGCGAATCCGGCTGCGGCAAGTCCACCCTGGCCCGCACGGTCATGGGGCTGTACCGGCCCAACAAGGGCGAAATCCACTACCGGGGGGCGCGCATTGACAACCTCAGCTCGGCCAGGATGCTCCCCTACCGGACAAAGATGCAGATGGTCTTCCAGGACCCGTACGCCTCGCTCAATCCGCGCATGACCGTGCGCCAGATACTGGAGGAGCCGGTCCGCTTCCACAACCCGGACATGAACCGCGACGAGGTCCGCGACCGCGTGGCCGAGGTCATGCGCCAGGTGGGCGTGGACCCGGTCTGGGCCACCAACTTCCCGCACGAGTTCTCCGGCGGCCAGCGCCAGCGCATCTCCATCGCCCGAGCCCTGGTCCTCGACCCGGAATTCATCGCGGCCGACGAGCCCATCGCCGCCCTGGACGTGTCCATCCAGGCCCAGATCCTCAACCTGCTCATGGATGCCCAGGAGCAGCGCGGACTGACCTACCTGTTCATCAGCCACGACCTGAGCGTGGTCGAGCACATCTCCAGCCGCGTACTGGTCATGTATCTCGGCTGCGTCTGCGAGCTGGCCACGGCCAAGGAGCTGTTCACCAGCCCGAAGCATCCCTACACCCAGGCCCTGCTGTCCGCCATCCCGAGGCTCGGCGGCCAGGCCGGGGGACACGTCAAGCTGTCCGGCGACGTGCCCACCCCCATCAACCTGCCCACCGGCTGCGTCTTCCACGGCCGGTGTCCGCACGCCAACGAGCGCTGCACCCGGGAAATCCCCAAGCAGCGCACCCTTGAGAACGGCACCGTGGTCGCCTGCCACGGCGTCGAGGAAGGCCGGGTATAA
- a CDS encoding response regulator, translating into MRFLIVDDDESIHLFMQVILAPYGECATASTGERAVEMFARARDEGRPFDVVLMDILMPGMDGHQAAELMRAREMEDGVAEADSFKLAMITCVVDDTSVDKAFFNTRACIYIVKPLDRHKVVSELREHFII; encoded by the coding sequence ATGCGGTTCCTGATCGTCGATGACGACGAGAGCATACACCTCTTTATGCAGGTCATCCTGGCCCCTTATGGAGAGTGCGCCACGGCTTCCACCGGCGAGCGCGCGGTGGAGATGTTCGCCCGTGCGCGGGACGAGGGACGTCCCTTCGACGTGGTCCTGATGGACATCCTCATGCCCGGCATGGACGGGCACCAGGCGGCGGAACTCATGCGCGCGCGGGAGATGGAGGACGGCGTGGCCGAGGCCGACAGCTTCAAGCTGGCCATGATCACCTGCGTGGTGGACGACACCAGCGTGGACAAGGCGTTCTTCAACACCCGAGCGTGCATCTACATAGTCAAGCCCTTGGACCGGCACAAGGTGGTCAGCGAGCTCAGGGAGCACTTCATCATCTAG